In the genome of Oncorhynchus clarkii lewisi isolate Uvic-CL-2024 chromosome 22, UVic_Ocla_1.0, whole genome shotgun sequence, one region contains:
- the LOC139380624 gene encoding insulin receptor substrate 2-like, producing MANPPNTGGHLLSNANINNNKIKKCGYLKKQKHGHKRFFVLKEPSEGFPARLEYYESEKKWKNKSAAKRVIPLDCCLNINKRADSKHKHLIALYTKDEYFAVAAENEQEQENWYRVLTDLMSEGKVYSDGSASNSASSLVGFDEGNYGMITPVTAVYKEVWQVNLKSKGLGQSRNLTGVYRLCLSSRTISFVKLNSDVASVSLQLMNIRRCGHSESFFFIEVGRSAATGPGELWMQADDSVVAQNIHETILEAMKAMKELSEFRPRSKSQSSGTNPISVPTRRHHNNLPPSQTGLQRRSRTDSMAKKSPISKFTSCRIRTASEGDGTMARTLPVNGSPLSPDIHRTLLGSSNTITAQHCRTFESSSLQHSKSMSMPLSHSPPTATPSPVSLSSCSESSAPRPSSCNASVSGSPSDGGFISCDEYGSSPAALYLTRSSNTPESLRADTPPSRDSSDLHGYMVMERQKQNGFRRLPELDKAYRKRTYSLTTPPQHRAPPQVSSTSLDEYTLMRATYTSSGQSGRSSHTASPKVTYPEDYGDVQIGSNGHLGDCGYMPMTPGIAAQTGWVKGDAYMPMSPMCVSAPKQIINPRSHPSPAGLCSHTDSPGSVSLEDSGYMRMFCGAKMSVDSSDGKLTNGEYLNMSPVDPVVSLTPPDYILTDTTPQLHPHHRQPYSISSLPRSLKAQPQRKGVTDTDQYVVMSLQKKRIEEESNYCPISPVCSATPPTSTLSSAPSPLRAGTVTQEGGLVHKGRVSRPTRLALDSLRTLPCMIEHPLPSEPRSPGEYINIDFGNTTRYPPISAMTERSRSSLGSVDGLMRSSPPLSDYVNIDVRSHSPKHGDSPSSIGCLEPSPVLPLCPSQPPREEQRESEEQEKIIVVEYPLQKLASPVYLVGDVKDDYTEMTFCPTNPPPSAPLPATLCPSAATTPLPTSPSACVQRLTLRGEGTVGSPPVPVETFFLGCPSLSISPVNPDRGAKVIRADPQGRRRHSSETFSSTTMVTPVCPSFAPDANKRHSSASVENVSRPVRSSEGSDEEYGNSNSPMCRETSAGYQNGLNYIALNLMEGSLGGCSTLGGSEGLLRFNAACGCKGGMNGFNTSPYATMGFKETATAVKD from the exons ATGGCAAATCCACCAAATACTGGAGGACACTTGTTATCCAACGCGAatattaacaacaacaaaattaagAAATGTGGATACCTCAAGAAGCAGAAGCACGGACACAAGCGATTTTTCGTTCTGAAGGAGCCGAGCGAGGGCTTCCCTGCCCGGCTGGAGTACTACGAGAGCGAGAAGAAATGGAAAAACAAGTCAGCGGCAAAGAGAGTTATTCCGCTGGACTGCTGCCTCAATATCAACAAGAGAGCGGACTCCAAACACAAACACCTTATCGCCCTCTATACCAAGGACGAATATTTTGCTGTGGCAGCAGAGAATGAACAGGAGCAGGAGAATTGGTACAGAGTCTTAACTGATTTAATGAGCGAGGGGAAAGTGTACTCAGACGGCTCCGCATCCAATTCCGCGTCCTCGCTGGTGGGGTTTGATGAGGGGAACTACGGGATGATTACGCCGGTAACGGCTGTGTATAAGGAGGTATGGCAAGTTAACCTAAAATCCAAAGGGCTGGGACAGAGCCGGAATCTTACCGGGGTGTACAGGCTGTGCTTATCCAGCCGGACTATCAGCTTTGTGAAGCTCAACTCGGATGTTGCGTCCGTCAGTTTACAGCTAATGAACATTAGGAGATGCGGGCACTCGGAGAGCTTTTTCTTCATCGAAGTCGGCCGGTCAGCAGCCACAGGACCCGGCGAGCTGTGGATGCAGGCTGACGACTCCGTTGTGGCGCAAAACATCCACGAGACTATTCTGGAGGCGATGAAAGCCATGAAGGAGCTGTCAGAGTTCCGGCCGCGCAGCAAGAGCCAGTCATCGGGCACTAACCCCATTTCCGTGCCCACCCGGCGGCACCACAACAACCTTCCCCCAAGCCAGACCGGGCTCCAGCGACGGTCGCGCACTGACAGCATGGCCAAAAAGTCCCCCATAAGTAAATTCACCTCCTGTCGGATACGCACTGCCAGTGAGGGAGATGGCACCATGGCGCGCACCTTGCCTGTGAACGGGAGTCCCCTCAGCCCTGATATTCACCGGACCCTATTAGGGAGCTCAAACACCATCACAGCCCAGCACTGCCGGACATTTGAATCCTCTTCCCTCCAGCACAGTAAGTCCATGTCCATGCCTCTGTCCCACTCCCCACCCACAGCCACCCCCAGCCCTGTCAGCCTGTCCTCTTGCTCTGAAAGCAGTGCTCCTCGCCCCTCCAGCTGCAATGCATCTGTCTCTGGCTCCCCCAGTGATGGCGGCTTCATCTCCTGTGATGAGTATGGCTCCAGTCCTGCAGCCCTGTACCTCACTCGCAGCAGTAACACTCCAGAGTCCCTAAGGGCAGACACACCCCCCTCCCGGGATAGCAGCGACTTGCATGGCTACATGGTAATGGAGAGGCAGAAACAGAACGGTTTCCGCCGGTTACCAGAGCTGGACAAGGCATACCGGAAACGCACATACTCCCTTACCACCCCGCCCCAGCACAGGGCGCCGCCCCAGGTCTCCTCCACCTCATTGGACGAGTACACGCTTATGAGGGCCACCTATACCAGTAGCGGCCAATCGGGTCGCAGCTCTCACACCGCCTCCCCGAAAGTTACCTATCCTGAGGACTATGGTGATGTCCAGATAGGCTCCAACGGTCACCTAGGTGACTGTGGCTACATGCCCATGACTCCGGGCATTGCCGCTCAGACAGGGTGGGTCAAAGGTGATGCTTATATGCCCATGAGCCCCATGTGTGTGTCGGCCCCCAAGCAGATCATCAACCCCCGCTCTCACCCCTCTCCAGCTGGGCTCTGCTCCCATACCGACTCCCCTGGAAGCGTGTCTCTGGAGGACAGCGGCTACATGAGAATGTTCTGCGGGGCCAAGATGTCTGTGGACAGCTCCGACGGGAAGCTCACCAACGGGGAGTACCTCAACATGTCCCCTGTGGACCCCGTGGTCTCCCTCACCCCCCCAGACTACATCCTCACAGACACTACCCCCCAGCTTCACCCTCACCACAGACAGCCTTACTCCATCAGTTCCCTGCCCCGCTCTCTCAAAGCCCAGCCGCAGAGGAAGGGAGTTACAGACACAGACCAGTACGTGGTGATGAGTCTACAGAAGAAGAGGATAGAGGAAGAGTCCAACTACTGTCccatctcacctgtctgctcCGCTACACCCCccacctccactctctcctcagcccCCTCACCCCTCAGAGCCGGCACGGTCACTCAGGAGGGGGGTCTGGTCCACAAGGGGAGGGTGAGCCGGCCTACCCGGCTGGCCCTGGACTCTCTAAGGACGCTGCCCTGTATGATCGAACACCCCCTCCCCTCTGAGCCCAGGAGTCCCGGGGAGTACATCAACATCGACTTTGGCAACACTACACGCTACCCGCCCATCTCCGCCATGACTGAGCGCTCTCGTTCATCACTGGGCTCGGTGGACGGGCTGATGAGGAGTTCCCCGCCACTCTCCGATTACGTCAACATTGACGTCAGATCGCACTCTCCCAAACACGGCGATTCCCCTTCTTCAATAGGGTGCCTGGAGCCGAGTCCTGTGCTTCCCTTGTGTCCCAGCCAGCCTCCCAGAGAAGagcagagggagagtgaggaacaGGAGAAGATAATTGTTGTGGAATATCCTCTCCAAAAGCTTGCAAGCCCTGTATACCTGGTTGGGGATGTAAAAGACGACTACACTGAGATGACCTTCTGTCCTACCAACccccctccctctgcccctctccctgccaccctgtGCCCCTCTGCTGCCACCACCCCCCTGCCCACCAGCCCGTCTGCCTGTGTCCAGAGACTCACCCTGAGGGGAGAGGGTACAGTGGGGTCCCCCCCGGTTCCTGTCGAGACCTTCTTCCTTGGGTGTccgtccctctccatctcccctgtcAACCCAGACAGGGGGGCAAAGGTGATCCGGGCCGACCCCCAGGGGCGCAGGCGCCACAGCTCAGAGACCTTCTCCTCCACCACCATGGTAACGCCAGTGTGCCCGTCGTTCGCCCCTGATGCCAACAAGCGGCACAGCTCGGCATCGGTGGAGAACGTGTCGCGGCCGGTCCGGAGCTCAGAGGGTTCAGATGAAGAGTACGGGAACAGCAACAGCCCCATGTGCCGGGAGACGTCGGCAGGCTACCAGAATGGACTTAACTACATTGCCTTAAACCTGATGGAAGGGAGCCTGGGGGGTTGCAGCACTCTGGGGGGCAGTGAGGGACTGCTGAGGTTCAATGCAGCGTGTGGATGCAAGGGGGGCATGAACGGTTTTAACACCAGCCCCTATGCCACAATGGGCTTCAAGGAAACTGCAACAGCAGTGAAAG ACTGA